The proteins below are encoded in one region of Pontibacter deserti:
- a CDS encoding erythromycin esterase family protein codes for MKKVHLLWLSLALLFSSCSATDEVNSLEESNTTTIIASNSSKLETAQDLDVLLNQIGDSRFVLLGEASHGTKEYYTWRAELTKRLIKEKGFSFVAVEGDWPELYRLNQYIKGSNQHGGSGQAVLEDLNRWPTWMWANNEVVELADWMRQHNSSLPDKDKAGFYGMDVYSLWESLDVVEAYLQQNNPALVAQVRDVKACLAPYNQDEQAYGYAVNYKGAGCADKLASLLKAVQTHVAQQGTPTEADFAAEQSALTAVNAEKYYREMYASDVSSWNLRDRHMMETVNRLMNFYGPSSKVIVWAHNTHVGDARATNMRQYGMLNIGQLVREQHSEKGVYSIGFGSYTGTVTAATKWGSPAQVMGVPNAQGNSWEALLHKVQPIDKVVLLDNLKEEKAFKKMIGHRAIGVVYQPGSESGNYVPSRMPERYNAFIFIDETEALAPIATQTAMEIAR; via the coding sequence ATGAAGAAGGTACACTTACTGTGGCTTTCTCTGGCGCTGCTGTTTTCGTCGTGCTCAGCAACAGATGAAGTAAACAGCCTGGAAGAAAGCAACACAACTACTATAATTGCATCTAACAGCAGTAAACTCGAAACTGCTCAGGACTTAGATGTTTTACTTAACCAGATCGGAGACTCCCGTTTTGTGCTGTTAGGCGAAGCATCGCATGGCACAAAAGAATATTATACCTGGCGGGCCGAACTTACCAAGCGCCTGATCAAGGAAAAAGGCTTCTCATTTGTAGCCGTAGAAGGCGACTGGCCGGAACTATACCGCCTGAACCAGTACATTAAAGGCTCGAACCAGCATGGCGGCAGCGGACAAGCTGTGTTAGAAGACCTGAATAGATGGCCGACCTGGATGTGGGCAAACAATGAAGTAGTCGAACTGGCAGACTGGATGCGCCAGCACAACAGCAGCTTACCCGATAAAGACAAAGCTGGCTTTTATGGTATGGATGTCTATAGTTTGTGGGAATCGCTTGACGTGGTGGAAGCATACCTGCAGCAGAACAATCCTGCGCTGGTAGCACAGGTACGTGATGTAAAAGCATGCCTGGCGCCTTATAACCAGGACGAGCAGGCCTATGGGTATGCTGTCAACTATAAAGGTGCTGGATGTGCCGATAAACTTGCTTCGTTGCTAAAAGCAGTGCAAACACATGTGGCTCAGCAAGGCACCCCTACCGAAGCTGACTTTGCAGCTGAGCAAAGTGCGCTTACAGCCGTTAATGCCGAAAAGTATTACCGCGAAATGTATGCAAGCGATGTTAGCTCCTGGAACCTGCGCGACCGCCACATGATGGAAACTGTTAATCGATTAATGAATTTCTACGGCCCATCTTCAAAGGTCATTGTCTGGGCTCATAACACACACGTGGGCGATGCACGTGCAACCAATATGCGACAGTATGGAATGCTTAATATTGGTCAGCTGGTACGTGAGCAGCACAGCGAAAAAGGTGTTTATAGTATAGGTTTCGGTTCTTACACGGGTACGGTTACAGCTGCTACTAAATGGGGATCGCCGGCTCAGGTAATGGGCGTACCAAATGCACAAGGCAATAGCTGGGAGGCGCTGCTTCATAAAGTGCAGCCAATAGATAAAGTAGTGCTTTTAGATAATCTGAAAGAAGAAAAAGCATTTAAGAAAATGATCGGACATAGGGCAATTGGCGTGGTTTACCAGCCAGGTTCCGAAAGCGGCAACTATGTTCCGTCCAGAATGCCGGAGCGCTATAATGCCTTTATCTTTATTGACGAAACAGAGGCGCTTGCTCCTATTGCTACCCAAACAGCAATGGAAATTGCCAGATAA
- a CDS encoding exonuclease SbcCD subunit D C-terminal domain-containing protein yields MRVLHTSDWHLGQRLVTLERTEEHQHFLDWLLQTIEREQVDTLLMAGDVFDTGAPSNTALKLYYDFLRKVCDTCCRHIVFIGGNHDSVSTLNAPKDLLACMNIRVVGGATPDPLDELIVLNDAAGKPELVVCAVPFLRDRDIRLSVPGESYEEREIRIKQGIADHYAQFVPHVQPYKNQNIPVVAMGHLFAAGGTASESEKEIHVGNLGQIGAAQFPAEFGYVALGHLHRPQKVNNTNHIRYSGSPIPLSFSEVTDNKVVFILDFEAGKLAELRELDIPVCRKLVRFKGDLEKVKQQIAVYDNSSYTLPAWAEIQLELDTPLPDLNQQLDEVLQLKKDELHLLINRPPIISKERQTLEQQIQEEADLHTLKESDVFLKRCESAFPETDPTELVASFSELLELMRQEVES; encoded by the coding sequence ATGCGCGTACTACACACCTCAGACTGGCATTTAGGCCAGCGCCTTGTTACCCTCGAACGTACCGAAGAACACCAGCACTTCCTGGACTGGTTGCTGCAAACCATTGAACGTGAGCAGGTAGATACGCTGCTGATGGCCGGCGATGTGTTTGATACAGGCGCTCCCTCCAATACAGCCCTCAAATTATACTATGATTTCCTGCGGAAAGTGTGCGACACCTGCTGCCGCCATATTGTGTTTATAGGAGGTAACCACGATTCTGTTTCTACGCTAAACGCGCCCAAAGACCTGTTGGCTTGCATGAACATCCGGGTAGTTGGTGGCGCTACTCCAGATCCGCTCGACGAGCTTATAGTTCTGAATGATGCTGCCGGCAAACCTGAGCTTGTAGTTTGCGCCGTTCCTTTTCTACGCGACCGCGACATCCGTTTATCTGTACCTGGCGAGAGTTACGAAGAACGTGAAATCCGCATAAAACAAGGTATAGCCGACCATTACGCTCAGTTTGTGCCGCATGTGCAGCCGTATAAAAATCAAAATATACCTGTGGTAGCTATGGGCCATTTGTTTGCAGCCGGCGGCACCGCTTCCGAAAGCGAAAAAGAAATACATGTTGGCAATTTAGGGCAGATCGGCGCAGCCCAATTCCCGGCTGAGTTTGGCTACGTGGCACTTGGGCACTTGCATCGTCCGCAGAAAGTAAACAACACCAACCATATCCGTTATTCCGGCTCACCTATTCCGCTTAGCTTTAGCGAAGTAACCGATAATAAGGTAGTTTTTATACTTGATTTTGAAGCCGGGAAGCTGGCTGAACTGCGCGAATTGGACATACCGGTTTGCCGCAAACTGGTTCGCTTTAAAGGCGACCTGGAGAAGGTAAAACAACAGATTGCCGTTTACGATAACAGCAGCTATACTTTGCCAGCCTGGGCTGAGATACAACTGGAATTAGACACTCCCTTACCCGACCTGAACCAGCAACTCGACGAAGTACTGCAGCTTAAAAAAGACGAACTGCACCTGCTCATCAACCGTCCACCAATCATCAGTAAAGAACGCCAGACACTGGAGCAACAGATTCAGGAAGAAGCCGATCTGCATACTTTAAAAGAGAGCGACGTTTTCCTGAAACGCTGCGAAAGTGCCTTCCCTGAAACTGACCCTACTGAACTTGTAGCCAGCTTTAGTGAGCTACTGGAACTGATGAGGCAGGAAGTGGAAAGCTAA
- a CDS encoding rhodanese-like domain-containing protein: MKIEQFYDKGLAHASYAIISEGQMALVDPARDPQPYYDFAKDHNAGIVAVFETHPHADFVSSHLEIAKNTGATIYVSKLLGADYEHKSFDNGDEIKLGAVTLRALNTPGHSPDSVTILLLDENGKQHAAFTGDALFVGDVGRPDLRENVGNMTAKREELARQMYQTTNNVFKKLDEEVLVYPAHGAGSLCGKNLSSDTYSTIGREKSTNYALQDRSEDDFVKTLLEDQPFIPKYFGHDVTMNKAGAVGFEESIKAVPRLANDATLEEGVLVVDTRPQAQFKKGHLPNSINIQEGGKFETWLGSIVGPTEKFYLIAENETVLDSVIRKSAKIGYEGNIKGALLTPAILPETSAETDLEDFRTNPDNYTIVDIRNTGEVKAGKIFENAITIPLPELRERKNEIPQDKPLMIHCAAGYRSAAGQSILEQEFSVPVYDLSDAITSFSVVAR; this comes from the coding sequence ATGAAGATTGAGCAATTCTACGATAAAGGATTGGCCCATGCCAGCTATGCAATTATAAGCGAAGGCCAGATGGCGCTTGTAGACCCGGCCCGCGACCCGCAGCCTTATTACGATTTCGCAAAGGACCATAACGCTGGGATTGTAGCTGTTTTTGAAACACACCCGCACGCCGATTTTGTAAGCTCGCACCTGGAGATAGCTAAAAACACAGGCGCTACCATTTATGTAAGTAAACTACTGGGTGCAGACTACGAGCACAAAAGCTTTGATAACGGCGATGAAATTAAGCTTGGTGCTGTTACCTTGCGTGCCCTGAACACGCCTGGCCATTCTCCTGACAGCGTAACCATACTTCTGCTGGATGAGAACGGCAAACAACACGCAGCCTTTACCGGCGACGCCCTGTTTGTAGGTGATGTTGGCCGCCCGGACCTGCGCGAAAATGTAGGTAACATGACCGCCAAGCGCGAAGAGCTTGCCCGCCAGATGTACCAGACCACGAACAACGTATTTAAGAAGCTGGATGAGGAAGTTTTAGTTTATCCTGCACACGGCGCTGGTTCGCTTTGTGGTAAAAATTTAAGTTCAGACACTTACTCCACTATAGGCCGCGAAAAAAGCACCAATTATGCCTTGCAGGATAGGAGCGAAGACGACTTTGTAAAAACCCTGCTCGAAGATCAGCCATTTATACCGAAGTATTTTGGGCACGATGTTACGATGAACAAAGCCGGTGCAGTAGGTTTTGAAGAAAGTATAAAAGCAGTACCACGCCTGGCAAATGATGCTACCCTGGAAGAGGGAGTGCTGGTTGTTGATACACGCCCGCAGGCACAGTTCAAGAAGGGTCACCTGCCCAACAGCATTAACATTCAGGAAGGAGGCAAATTTGAGACGTGGCTGGGTTCTATAGTTGGCCCTACCGAAAAGTTTTATCTGATTGCTGAAAACGAAACTGTTCTTGATTCTGTGATCCGCAAATCTGCGAAGATCGGATACGAAGGCAACATAAAAGGTGCACTGCTTACGCCAGCTATACTTCCTGAAACCAGCGCAGAAACTGATCTGGAAGATTTCAGAACGAACCCCGATAACTATACTATTGTAGATATCCGGAACACGGGCGAAGTAAAAGCCGGAAAGATATTTGAGAACGCTATCACTATTCCACTACCGGAGCTGCGCGAGCGCAAAAACGAGATTCCGCAGGACAAACCATTGATGATACATTGTGCTGCAGGGTACCGTTCTGCAGCCGGGCAAAGTATACTGGAGCAAGAGTTCAGTGTGCCGGTTTACGACCTGAGCGATGCGATCACTAGCTTTAGCGTGGTAGCTCGCTAA
- a CDS encoding rhodanese-like domain-containing protein, translating into MKLILVTLVAAFFSCAEPQQEGTAVKTLTPTEYKEKASKEGVLVDVRTPEEYAAGHLTEATNSNFLDGTFAESIKGWDQEKTYYLYCASGNRSGKAAKLMQEAGFKNVYNIGGYQSLKSAGLPTKE; encoded by the coding sequence ATGAAACTGATCCTGGTGACCCTAGTAGCGGCATTTTTTAGTTGTGCGGAGCCACAGCAAGAGGGCACAGCCGTTAAAACCCTCACCCCTACAGAATATAAAGAAAAAGCCTCAAAAGAAGGTGTTTTGGTAGACGTGCGTACACCGGAAGAGTATGCTGCCGGCCACCTGACTGAAGCCACAAACTCTAATTTCCTGGATGGCACTTTTGCGGAAAGTATAAAAGGCTGGGATCAAGAAAAGACCTATTATCTTTACTGCGCCAGCGGCAACCGCAGCGGAAAAGCAGCAAAACTGATGCAGGAAGCCGGTTTTAAAAATGTGTACAACATTGGCGGGTACCAGAGTCTGAAATCAGCCGGGTTACCAACCAAAGAATAA
- a CDS encoding ArsR/SmtB family transcription factor, with product MADIQVRIDKKKLERAAYVLKCVAHPIRISIIDLLEQKERLTVSELQEVLKIEQSLLSHHLTNMRDKGVVDTKREGKNVYYFLTDKNITHIIESINSCSIF from the coding sequence ATGGCTGACATACAGGTAAGGATAGATAAGAAGAAGTTAGAACGGGCTGCTTATGTGCTGAAATGTGTAGCGCACCCGATTCGCATCAGCATCATAGACCTGCTGGAGCAAAAAGAGCGACTGACGGTGAGTGAATTACAGGAAGTACTTAAGATAGAGCAATCGCTTCTTTCGCATCACCTCACTAACATGCGCGACAAAGGCGTGGTTGATACCAAGCGGGAAGGCAAAAATGTTTATTACTTCCTTACCGATAAAAATATTACCCACATCATCGAAAGTATAAACAGCTGCAGCATCTTCTGA
- a CDS encoding YeiH family protein, whose protein sequence is MPLPLLNKFPLLQKLIIAGLILAILFTQAFSAPVALFAGLVVGLVLGNPWQKYTSLSSKYALQIAVVGLGFSIDLHQVSATGLSGILYTAISLSVTLGLGFILGKALGIQAKLSHLIGVGTAICGGSAIAAVAPTIKADATEISVSLAIVFILNALALFTFPVVGHWFELTQSQFGVWAAIAIHDTSSVVGAASRYGLDALQIATTLKLTRALWIIPMVLLSAFLFKSKETKLSLPLFIPLFLVASVLYTFVPVVSVAALTIVLVAKKLLVLSLFFIGINLNPATLKKISARPFLQGFILWVLVTLGTLLAVIFL, encoded by the coding sequence ATGCCTCTACCCCTGCTCAACAAGTTTCCGTTACTGCAAAAACTGATCATTGCAGGGCTGATACTGGCTATACTTTTTACGCAGGCTTTTTCTGCACCCGTGGCTTTATTTGCTGGTCTGGTGGTAGGCCTAGTATTGGGTAATCCCTGGCAAAAATATACTTCTCTTTCCTCTAAATATGCTTTACAGATAGCTGTAGTCGGCCTCGGATTTAGTATTGATCTGCATCAGGTTAGCGCTACCGGGCTTTCTGGTATACTTTACACCGCTATCTCTTTAAGTGTAACGCTAGGCCTAGGGTTTATACTTGGTAAAGCGTTGGGCATACAGGCAAAACTTTCGCATTTGATAGGTGTGGGCACTGCTATTTGTGGCGGTAGCGCGATTGCAGCCGTTGCCCCAACTATAAAAGCAGACGCAACTGAAATTTCTGTATCGCTGGCTATTGTGTTTATACTTAATGCACTGGCTCTGTTTACATTTCCGGTGGTAGGGCATTGGTTTGAGCTCACGCAAAGTCAGTTTGGTGTGTGGGCAGCTATAGCCATTCACGATACCAGCTCGGTAGTTGGTGCGGCCAGCAGGTATGGTTTGGATGCACTACAGATTGCTACCACCTTAAAGTTAACCCGGGCTCTCTGGATCATCCCGATGGTGCTGTTGTCTGCCTTCCTGTTCAAAAGCAAAGAAACAAAGCTTAGTCTGCCGCTTTTTATTCCGCTGTTCCTGGTAGCTTCGGTACTTTATACATTTGTACCTGTTGTTTCCGTAGCTGCCCTAACTATAGTTTTAGTAGCTAAAAAGCTTCTCGTGCTTAGCTTGTTCTTCATCGGCATTAACCTTAACCCTGCTACCTTAAAAAAGATAAGCGCAAGGCCTTTTTTACAAGGCTTTATACTTTGGGTCCTGGTAACCTTAGGCACCTTACTGGCAGTTATATTTCTTTAA